A single window of Opisthocomus hoazin isolate bOpiHoa1 chromosome 5, bOpiHoa1.hap1, whole genome shotgun sequence DNA harbors:
- the ARSJ gene encoding arylsulfatase J: MVSQILNSRLYFYQIYAGSIYATQDRLTCVRYQIHTGLQHSIIRPTQPNCLPLDNVTLPQKLKEVGYSTHMVGKWHLGFYRRECMPTQRGFDTFFGSLLGSGDYYTHFKCDSPGICGYDLYENDNAAWDHDNGIYSTQMYTQKVQQILASHDPRKPIFLYIAYQAVHSPLQAPGKYFEHYRSINNINRRRYAAMLACLDEAINNVTLALKEYGYYENSILIYSSDNGGQPMAGGSNWPLRGSKGTYWEGGIRAVGFVHSPLLKNKGSVCKELVHITDWFPTLITLAEGQIDEDIQLDGYDIWETISEGRRSPRVDILHNIDPIYTKAKNGSWAAGYGIWNTAIQSAIRVNHWKLLTGNPGYSDWVPPQAFSNAGPNRWHNERISWSAGKTVWLFNITADPYERVDLSARYPDVVKQLLRRLSQFNKTAVPVRYPPKDPRSNPKLNGGVWGPWFKEDKKKTKSDKSKGANKQKKNKKKTTRKKGQSLHCRSRLAGG; encoded by the coding sequence gTACCAGATACACACGGGCCTTCAGCACTCCATTATTCGGCCAACCCAGCCCAACTGCTTACCTCTGGATAACGTCACGCTACCTCAGAAGCTGAAGGAGGTTGGTTATTCAACACACATGGTCGGCAAATGGCACTTGGGGTTTTATCGCAGAGAATGCATGCCCACACAGAGAGGATTTGACACTTTCTTTGGCTCGCTCTTAGGCAGCGGTGACTATTACACTCACTTCAAATGTGACAGCCCTGGGATATGTGGCTATGACCTGTACGAGAATGACAACGCAGCTTGGGATCATGACAACGGCATCTACTCGACGCAGATGTACACACAAAAAGTACAACAAATCTTAGCTTCTCATGACCCCAGGAAACCTATATTTCTGTATATTGCTTACCAAGCTGTTCATTCGCCTCTTCAGGCACCAGGCAAGTATTTTGAACATTATCGATCGATAAATAACATCAACAGGCGAAGATACGCTGCGATGCTAGCTTGTTTGGATGAAGCCATAAACAACGTAACCCTTGCTTTAAAGGAGTATGGTTACTATGAGAACAGCATTCTCATATATTCTTCAGATAATGGTGGGCAGCCAATGGCCGGAGGAAGTAACTGGCCTCTCCGAGGCAGCAAAGGGACCTACTGGGAAGGAGGTATCCGTGCTGTTGGGTTTGTCCATAGCCCCCTCCTGAAAAACAAAGGGTCTGTGTGTAAGGAGCTTGTGCACATCACAGACTGGTTCCCCACTTTGATCACACTGGCAGAAGGGCAGATCGATGAAGATATCCAGCTAGATGGCTATGATATATGGGAAACCATTAGCGAAGGCAGACGTTCTCCACGGGTAGACATCTTACACAACATTGACCCAATTTACACCAAAGCCAAAAAtgggtcctgggcagctggctatGGGATCTGGAACACTGCGATTCAATCCGCCATCAGAGTGAATCATTGGAAACTATTGACGGGAAATCCAGGATATAGCGACTGGGTACCTCCACAGGCCTTCAGTAACGCAGGCCCCAACCGCTGGCACAACGAACGCATTTCTTGGTCAGCTGGCAAAACAGTGTGGCTTTTCAACATAACTGCTGATCCATATGAACGAGTGGACCTCTCTGCAAGGTATCCAGATGTAGTGAAGCAGCTGTTGCGGAGGCTTTCCCAGTTCAATAAGACTGCGGTTCCTGTTCGATACCCACCTAAGGACCCTCGGAGTAACCCGAAGCTGAATGGAGGAGTCTGGGGTCCATGGTTTAAggaggacaaaaagaaaacaaaatcagataAAAGTAAAGGTGCAAATAAGcaaaagaagaacaagaaaaaaacaactcgGAAAAAAGGGCAATCATTACATTGCCGTTCACGTCTTGCTGGTGGATAG